The genomic stretch TTAAGAAAGAGGAACCGGAAACAATAGTTTTAGATGGTGATACAACACAATGTTATTGGGATTATGAGTGCCCCAGAGTTATTGATGTTCTTTATGTTATCAGAAGTTTAGCTCCTTGGGCACAAATTGTCTATATTCAAGGAGACATGGATCCACATGCAATTAAGTGTATTATGGCAGAGCCAAGATATAGGGAAGAAATAATAGCTACTACAACATATATTGCTGAAGTTTCATCTACTAAATATTTCATACTTCATGGTCATCAAGGTGATATAGACCAGTTAAGACGAAGCATATCTGCGGGCCCTTGGGACTGGTTAGTTATTGCACAACACAAAAGATTAGAAATAGACAAATTAGCAAGAGTTATTTACATAGGTGGTGTAACAAAAGAGTTTCCACCTGAGGCAAGAGGGTATCTTGTTATAACTGATTCTACTCACTATATAAGACAAATTAGGAGCTAACACCCATTATTGCATTCTTAACTAGCTTGTAGATCTTTACATTGTAAAACTCTTCAATTATGTCATCCTTACTTTTGCCCTTCTCCCAAACTTTATAATTATCTATGAAAATTTCATTTCTATTAGATTTAGAGAAGAATATCTCTTTTTCCCCTTTTAACCTTCTTAGAATACCTATAATGGCTAGCAGCTCCTTATCTATCTTTTCATATAAAACTTGAATTATCATATATGTTATATTTTCTCATATCCATTATATGGGCTAACCAGTTATACCTAGTATTTTCAAATCCAAACGAAAATCACTAATACTTTACATTTCTACAATAAAATATGCCGTATAAAAATATTCTTACATTAATATCTGTAAATAATGATAATTTTGAAAATTACTTTAGAAAAATATTTTTGGATGTGAGAAGTAGTGGAAGTAAAAAAACTACTATTAATGTTTTTACTGAAATACAATACTCAGAATTAGTGACACTTATAAGAGAAGCACTACTTGAAAACATAGATATTGGATATGAGTTATTTTTATGGAAGAAAAACGAGGTGGATATTTTTTTAAAAAATTTGGAGAAATATGAAGTCGATGGTTTACTAGTTTATTGTGATGACGAGAACAAAACTTTCATGTCAAAAATAGTAGATAATCTTCCTACTACTATAAAAAGAAATTTAATAAAAGATTCTTGCAGAAAACTTTCATAAACAGAATACTGTAGATAGTTTTTTAATTATTAATAGAGAGTATAAATACCGATTTGGTTTGAAGGAGTTAAAATATGATGTACTCATTATTGGAGGAGGTTTTGCTGGGGCATCAACAGCTTTTCATTTGGCTGGAAAAGGATTAAAAGTGCTATTAGTTGATAGCAAACCATGGAATAGAATTGGAGATAAACCATGTGGTGATGCAGTAAGTAAGACACATTTTGATAGACTTGGAATGCCTTATCCTAAAGGTGAAGAATTAGAGAATAAGATAAGCGGAATAAAACTGTATAGCCCAGATATGAGAACTGTGTGGACTGTAAATGGAGAGGGATTTGAACTAAATGCCCCTCTTTATAATCAACGAATACTTAGAGAAGCTGAGAGTAAAGGTGTGGAAATATGGGATCAAACTACTGCGATGAAACCATTGTTTGAAAACGGCTTTGTTGGAGGCGCAGTATTATATAATAGAAGAAGTAATGAGGAAGTCGTTGTATATTCAAAAGTATTAGTTGATGCGACTGGATATTCAAGAAGTGTAAGAAGCAAATTACCACAAGAATTACCGATTGCGGAGGATTTGGATGAAAAAGATGCTGATATCGCATATAGAGAGGTATTATTAACTAGAGATGACATTGAAGATCATGATTATCTAAGAATTTTCGTTACACAGAAAGCTTCTCCTGGGGGGTATTGGTGGTATTTTCCTAAGGGTAAGAATAAAGTTAATGTGGGATTAGGTATTCAGGGTGGAATGGGTTATCCTAGCGTTCATGTTTTTTACCAAAAATATTTAGACTCATATGCTCCAGATGTTGATAAATCAAAGCTTTTAGTTAAAGGGGGGGCTCTAGTTCCAACAAGAAGACCATTATATACAATGGCGTGGAACGGTATTATAGCTGTTGGAGATTCGGCATATACTGTAAATCCTGTTCATGGAGGAGGGAAGGGTTCAGCAATGATATCTGGTTATTGTGCGGCAAAAACTATACTCAATGCTTTTGAAAAAGGAGACTTTTCAGCTCAAGGATTATGGGATATGAATATATGTTATATAAATGAATACGGAGCAAAACAAGCTAGCCTTGATATATTTAGAAGATTTTTACAGAAACTTAATGATGATGAGATAAACTATGGAATGAACAAGAAAGTTCTAAAAGAGGAAGATTTACTTGAAGCAAGTGAAAAAGGTGATCTTCACTTATCAGTGGCTGAAAAAGCCATGAGGATAATTGCAGGATTAGGTAGACCTTCTCTATTAATGAAATTAAAAACTGTAGCAGAATATATGAAAAATATTAAACAATTATATTACAATTACCCAAAATCTCCATCTGGCTTACAAATATGGAAAGCTCAGGTTGATAATTTAATCTCAGAATTTAATATGAACATTAGTAAGTAAAATAAAAATTATAGTAAGGATAAAAGGTGTGACTAGAGGTATCCAAAACGTTTTCATTGTATATCCTCCTACTTCTTCTAGTGCATTTACCATTAATGATATGATTGACCCTAGTATTTTAACCCCTTTTATTTCGATTCCTTTAAAGGATATAGTATTTTTTATTGCTTGGCTTTTGGCTTTTAATGTTAGTTCAAGCGCTTTTTCTACTAATTGCTCACATGGTTGAGCTGGGATATAAAGATCTCCAAAAACTGTACCAGTACAGCTGTGGTCATCTGGTGTTACAAGTATAGGATAATTAACTACTCCTTTTAGTTTCTCTCTGATTTTTATGGTTAGATTTGGATCAGCATTGTTTGAGTAAATATAAATTATGCTAAGATCTTTCTCTCCATCAGATATATAAGTAACTCTAATTCTGTTATCGCATAGACCTTCACAGTCTTTGACATTATCTTCAGCATACCCAACTATGAAAGGCTTTTCTTCCTTTTTTTCTTTTATACTTTTTAGTATACCACTAGTTATACATGAATAAGTATTAGAAGGTAATTCTCTCTCTAGATATTCGTTATGGCAATCAACTATATAATTTCCAGTATTTACTATAAAATTCCATAGTTTCAAGGGCAGGTCATCAATTCCATACTTAGGTCTTTGTACAAATGATAAACTTTTATCGCCAAAATCTAGGGTGACACCAGAAAATTCACCGCAAGTCCATTGTTTTATACCGTAGAATTTAAGAGTAACCCAGTTATCAGCTCTTTTCTCTTCATCTGAAATTAATTTAGCTATAGCTTTAGATTGCGTCGATGTTGCTAAATCTATCTCATGACTTCCTGGACCATGAAAAATTAAGTTATTTGGATTCTCTAACTCTAGCTGATAAATGAATTTACTACTTCCTATATCTCCAGAGATACCATAATGGATTTTTGGTAAAACAAAATAGATATTATTGGCTTTGAAGATGCCTATATGAATAGATGATTTAATTGATATATCTTGCAAGAACTTTTCTAATTGTTTGGAATCTTTTTTTATTATATTGGCCAAAAAAGGTCTTAGAATTTGTAGTGATTTAATTCCAGTTATTTTTTCGCCTTTCTTATTAATTAAGTGAATGTAATAATAAAAAACTACGGAAATCATCATTATATATATAATGTTAAGAAAGGTTATATGGAATACTATTGATGCAAAATTTATTCCTAAT from Sulfolobus sp. S-194 encodes the following:
- a CDS encoding metallophosphoesterase family protein, with protein sequence MKLLVMGNIRFPEPHVESTLSSIIKKEEPETIVLDGDTTQCYWDYECPRVIDVLYVIRSLAPWAQIVYIQGDMDPHAIKCIMAEPRYREEIIATTTYIAEVSSTKYFILHGHQGDIDQLRRSISAGPWDWLVIAQHKRLEIDKLARVIYIGGVTKEFPPEARGYLVITDSTHYIRQIRS
- a CDS encoding digeranylgeranylglycerophospholipid reductase; translated protein: MKELKYDVLIIGGGFAGASTAFHLAGKGLKVLLVDSKPWNRIGDKPCGDAVSKTHFDRLGMPYPKGEELENKISGIKLYSPDMRTVWTVNGEGFELNAPLYNQRILREAESKGVEIWDQTTAMKPLFENGFVGGAVLYNRRSNEEVVVYSKVLVDATGYSRSVRSKLPQELPIAEDLDEKDADIAYREVLLTRDDIEDHDYLRIFVTQKASPGGYWWYFPKGKNKVNVGLGIQGGMGYPSVHVFYQKYLDSYAPDVDKSKLLVKGGALVPTRRPLYTMAWNGIIAVGDSAYTVNPVHGGGKGSAMISGYCAAKTILNAFEKGDFSAQGLWDMNICYINEYGAKQASLDIFRRFLQKLNDDEINYGMNKKVLKEEDLLEASEKGDLHLSVAEKAMRIIAGLGRPSLLMKLKTVAEYMKNIKQLYYNYPKSPSGLQIWKAQVDNLISEFNMNISK
- a CDS encoding DUF5751 family protein, whose translation is MPYKNILTLISVNNDNFENYFRKIFLDVRSSGSKKTTINVFTEIQYSELVTLIREALLENIDIGYELFLWKKNEVDIFLKNLEKYEVDGLLVYCDDENKTFMSKIVDNLPTTIKRNLIKDSCRKLS
- a CDS encoding DUF2070 family protein, which codes for MDSEAITRKYYSKLKSLPDMKILSGLATFESAIVIIRSIEIGLLYLVSFIIYFALLSILFITEKKLIFFFIDLTAFFYIIFSYIIVGYYYYALTLFSPLIGYTLLPRTSELKSSLIILGINFASIVFHITFLNIIYIMMISVVFYYYIHLINKKGEKITGIKSLQILRPFLANIIKKDSKQLEKFLQDISIKSSIHIGIFKANNIYFVLPKIHYGISGDIGSSKFIYQLELENPNNLIFHGPGSHEIDLATSTQSKAIAKLISDEEKRADNWVTLKFYGIKQWTCGEFSGVTLDFGDKSLSFVQRPKYGIDDLPLKLWNFIVNTGNYIVDCHNEYLERELPSNTYSCITSGILKSIKEKKEEKPFIVGYAEDNVKDCEGLCDNRIRVTYISDGEKDLSIIYIYSNNADPNLTIKIREKLKGVVNYPILVTPDDHSCTGTVFGDLYIPAQPCEQLVEKALELTLKAKSQAIKNTISFKGIEIKGVKILGSIISLMVNALEEVGGYTMKTFWIPLVTPFILTIIFILLTNVHIKF